The nucleotide sequence gaaggaaggaaggaaggaagaagaagaagaggaaggagaaggagaagggaaaaggggaacagcCAGGTCATAAATGGAAGAATAAGCTTCCCTTTAAAACCTGGAGAGGCCCTGAGCGAGAGGAACAGGTGAGAGACAGCCACCGTGGGCAGGGTGCCTATGGGAGAAAATCATCCAAGCAAAGGAAAACTCTCTTGCCTTTTTAAGTTTTTGGAAGGTAGCAGGAAGTTTAGTTCTGTATAGCATACATGGCAAAGAACATGGAGGAACCAGGTTCTTACGGAGATTGAAGCGGAAATTTCTGGTTGAGTCTTTGATACCCTGCTGAATCAGCATCACGTGATGTTTCGCTGGAGCAGACACGCCCATGAGAGGACCCGTGACGTTTGGAGAGGGCATAAGCAGCACTCACCAGACAGTGACAGCGCGCGCTTGCAGAGCCAGCTGTGCAACGCATCCTTGGTCTTAagtcttcgctgatcttcactttgttaaAAGAGGGAAGGCAGGGGACGCCTCCTTAAATTCTGGCTGGTCTGGttgctcctgctgactcatgctaaTTCTTCGggggcctggctgtttctgctggatgtgccagtgctgctgattcctgtttggtgacacttttgaactggactgttgatatcctgacactactgaactggactgctggtatcatGACAACAGAGATGTGAATGGCCCCCGAAGaaatacttctaaacaggtccacatccccttgtcctatttactatCATTTCTCCCCTATCTTTAGACAAGGGCAGGGAAGCATTTTAAAGacattattaaagtaggttttgagaaATCTAAGCCTACTTAATGctattatattaaaagaaaaggaggaagaaagaaggccaTAAGCTACGTGCTATAGTAATGTATATGCACAAAAAAGATTCTTAATTGTTTGTCCCGGGAAGAGCTGCAAAGACATTACCTGACTTTTCCAGGTTGTGGGGGTCTGGCTCTTAGATTGAGCAGCCAGAAAGAATAGGTCATGATCTAACATTTCTTCTGTGTTGAACATTTAAGATGGGCTGCAATTGACATGTTTTAAATATTGGGCATCTCCTAACATTTAAAACTGAAATTCTTTTAGcataaaggcaaaacaaaacaaagcaaaaaaccatAAAGTAGGGTTAGCCAAAACTCATATAGGCCAGTTGCTGGTACTCCATTTCTGTCCTTCTTTTCTCCGTtactccccctcttcctttcttccttttttcatcttatttttaaataaacatcatATTACAGATATGGAGTGTGATAGTCTTCCTGCATCttgtcccttcttttcttcctcagagatatcatgcatgtatgtatgtacgtatttaTGGATTctcttcttcgagacagggtttctctgcaaagccctggcagtcctggaactcacttgtaaaccatgctggcctcaaactcaggatctatctgcctctgcctctgtctctgacactggaatgctgggattaaaggcatgtacaacTACCCCAGGTGATaaactttgttttttaaactggCCATTCCAAGGAATATTTTACAACTTTGTTTTATGTGTGCATTCCAGAAAAAAATGCGTAGCATTTTTTGTAGGTTTACATAAATGTTGTACATGGTATATACTGCTTGTTAAGTATCTGTGAGTGGGAGATTAGTATGCAAAACATTAAGTAAAGAATAGTAGGGAGATGATAGATTGGAGGGGCAGGAGTAGGTAAATAGGTGGTTGGATGGGGAAGCAAcatcatagaggcagaggggagacaggagaggacagaTGTAATGAAAGATTGTGGAGGAGTAACCAGGAAGGGGATTTCATTTGCAAATTAAGCAAATGGAAAgattaagtaataataataataataataataataataataataataatgaattgtccttttgtatttttatttgtgtggtgttagtcagggttctctagagtctcagaacttatgggtagtctctatatagtaaaaaaatttatTGATGAATTACactctgcagtccaattcccaacaatggtcgatagcagctgtgaatggaagtccaaggatctaacagttactcagtcccacagggcaagcaggcaaaagagtgagAGTGATACTCCCTTCTTCGAATGTCCTTAGATGGTCTCCAGCAGAGGGtgtagtccagattaaaggtgtgtgccagcacacctttaatcccaaatggccttgagctcacagatctccctgtcttaatcttctggaatctgtagccattatgcctcaagatctacataccaaaatccaggtcagaaacttctatctctcagcctccagattagggtcactggtgaaccTTCCAATTCAGAATTTAAgtttattccagatatagtcaagttgacaacgagGATTAGCCACTACATGTGGTGATTGAATTATGCTTGGAACAGGGTGTGGTTTATCAGGAGGTGGGGCCTGGTGGAAGGGGGTGTATCCCCGTGGAGGCGGGGCTTGGAGGAAATATATATACTCAAGCTCTGCCCAAAGCCAGACACAATAgtctcttctttctgccttcgagttgggaagcagaggcaagcagacatCTGGTCTAGGCCAGCGTGACCAGATAAAAAGAGTTCcggctcttctttgcctgcttgcaagcacatctgttggaacctacttctgcAGCAGAGCAGCGGAACCAACCAGGTTCGTGGGACCGAGCAACTACcgactagattcttggactttccctTCACAGCTGACCTTTCTTGCAgcagttggactacagactgtttTATccgaacccccacccccaccccctgcctgcaGTAATGGGACGAAGGAAGTCCAAGCGAAAGCCGCCCCCCAAGAAGATGACAGGCACCCTGGAGACCGAGTTCACCTGCCCTTTCTGCAACCATGACAAGTCTTGTGAAGTGAAAATGGACCGTGGTCGAAAGACTGGAATCATCTCCTGTATGGTGTGCCTAGAGGAATTCCAGACCCTCATCACACACCTGTCAGAACCAGTGGATGTGTACAGCGAATGGATAGATGCCTGTGAGGCAGCCAATTAGTAACGATGTCAAGGACCGGCTCCTCCCCAGACACCATCTGGCTACCAATCCGGAAGCTTCCAGGACTCCAAGGTACAGGTCCAGGACTAGGACAGCCCGCCCTCAGTGTGGATGGAGCAGATGTGAATGAGGAGGTGTGCACAACTGCAGATGTGATTGTAGCAATGGAGGCGAGCAATTGCACCAAGCCGCCCGTGGTGGCCTCACAGAACCCAACACCTCAAGTGCCTCTGAAAGCTTTGAGTTGCTCTGGTCTTCAGCCATGACCTTGCGTACAAGCTTGAGATTCCTGTCTTCTCCAGTGACGGTTCCTGGCATCCCAGGCAAGGAACAGCTGTGGGACTACAAGTCTCCTCAGACACCACACCAGCACCTTCCCCAGAAAAACTCTGTACAAGGACCTGAACTGTGATGACCTCGGGACCAGGGTAAAGACCAAGAGATTCGTTAATGAGAAGGACTGGTATAGACCATAGACAGAGGAGCCGAGAAGGACCAGGTCACTTTGAGCAGGACCAGTTCACTTTGAGCAGGATCCATTTGGTTTGGACAAGTTTTTGGCAGAAGCAAAACATCATGTTGGTTCTAAAAGACCCTGGGAGAGCATTTACCCCCAAGGAACAGGGGCTCAAAGGCAAGAAGCCAAACAAAGGGGTATAGAGGCCTCTGGAAACTAAAGCTGACATATACAGCCGAGGATGGCCTGGTCTAGCCATCCTTCTGTGagggaagatgcacctaaccccggAGAGACTTGAGACCCTGGAGAGTGGGGAAGCCTGGGGGGATCGGGGGTGCTGGTGGGGAGTGGGGATATCATCTCTTGGGTtcatgggggaggaggaatgtgatgaAGAACTGTCAGAGGAGGGACAACGACagggataaagactggactgtcaaacacataattaaagttaattaaaagaaaaaggaaaaaacaaagccACACAGCATGACCATGCTTTCTTCCATGCTAAGTGAATGCTCAGGTTTTCGTCAATAATGTGTTTGCCTCTGGCTGTGTAGAGTTCTGGAAAGCCCATAAGCATGTATGGAACAGATTAACATTACGCTCCTCTATCATGTCAGTCATGACAAAGTCACTGACCATCAGGAGACAACTGCAACAATTATTCACACAAGCATGCTCTGAATAACTAAGGTAAACATTAATTGAAACTTAATTTTGGAGAATTgggttttatttctaaaatggCAAATAAAAACTACTTCAGTGAAAATTTGGAGAAAGTTTGGATTCAGTATCAATGAGGAATAAGGACTAAACATCATGATTACAGTTCTAGAGTTTCTAACTTCTGTTACCCTTTTGAGAAACAGTTGGCCCACTCTCCTACAAAGTTTCACAGGGTACATAGAACAGCCTCTGGGCTGAGCTGAGCCCCTTGCCCCTAGCCTTTCCCACCTGTGCACCTTGGTGATGTTTTTGCAGCAGAGCCTCTTGGCCAGAGAGATGTGGCTGTCTTCTAGCCATCTCTTCCACACAGCTCTCCCAGGAAGTCCCAGCTGACCTCACTCTGGCTGGAATCCACAAATCTTCCAGAATCCATCTTCCCTAGCAGTGAGCATTGTAATCtgtgcttgggggtggggggacacgcACGCgtgcgtctgtctgtctctctgcctgcctgcctgcctgtctgtcagtgtgacagaaaaagagaaacagagtcagagacagatatCGAGAGTATAGTAAAAAGTATAACAGGCAGTGAAATTGGGAGGGAGTAGAAGGAGGGGGTATATTGGACAGGATGGATGGGTAGAAGGACAATGATGGAAttacataatattaaaaaattaaaataatcattaaaaattttaaaatatcatcttgggggatccatggctccagatacataggtagcagagggatggccttgtctgacatcaatgggagcagagacGCTTGGTGCAGGGAAGGCTTGATGTGGCCCAGCATGGGTGGATGCTGGAGAGGTGGAGCAGGagagagtaggtgggtgggtgtggtagTGCCCTCCTAGAGGCaatggggagacaggagaggacagaTAGGATGAAAGATTGTGGAGAAGTAACCAAGAAGGGGATTTCATttgcaatttaaaaatggaatgattaagtaataataataataatcaagaattgtccttttgttttttatttgtatggTGATTAATTATGCTTGGAACAGGGTGTGGCACTGTGTGGTAATTGAATTATGCTTGGAACAGGGTGTGGTTTATCAGGAGATGGGGCCTGGTGGAAGGGGGTCCCatagggcaagcaggcaaaagagcgagagtgagactcccttcttccaatgtccttagatggtctccagcagagggtgtagtccagattaaaggtgtgtgccagcacacctttaatcccaaatggccttgagctcagagatctccctgtcttaatcttctggaatccgtagccactatgcctcaagatctccataccaagatccaggtcagaaacttctatctctcagcctccagattagggtcactggtgaaccTTCCAATTCATAATTTAAgtttattccagatatagtcaagttgacgaTGAGGATTAGCCACTACACGTGGTGATTGAATTATGCTTGGAACAGGGTGTGGTTTATCAGGAGGTGGATCCTGGTGGAAGGGGTTCccacagggcaagcaggcaaaagagcgatactgagactcccttcttccaatgtccttagatggtctccagcagagggtgtagtccagattaaaggtgtgtgccagcacacctttaatcccaaatggccttgagctcagagatctccctgtcttaatcttctggaatccgtAGCccctatgcctcaagatctccataccaagatccaggtcagaaacttctatctctcagcctccagattagggtcactggtgaaccTTCCAATTCAGAATTTAAgtttattccagatatagtcaagttgacaaccactACATGTGGTGATTGAATTATGCTTGGAACAGGGTGTGGTTTATCAGGAGGTGGGGCCAGGTGGAAGGGGGTGTGTCCCCGTGGAGGCGGGGCTTGGAGGAAATATATATACTCAAGCTCTGCCCAAAGCCAGACACAATAGTCTCTCCTTTCTGCCTTcgagttgggaagcagaggcaagcagacatCTGGTCTAGGCCAGCCTGACCAGATAAAAAGAGTTCcggctcttctttgcctgcttgcaagcacatctgttggaacctacttctacagcaGAGCAGCGGAACCAACCAGCCTTGTGGGACCGAGCAACTACcgactagattcttggactttccctTCACAGCTGACCTTTCTTGCAGCAGTTGGACTACAGACTcttttatccccacccccacccccaccccctgcctgcaGTAATGGGACGAAGGAAGTCCAAGCGAAAGCCGCCCCCCAAGAAGATGACAGGCACCCTGGAGACCGAGTTCACCTGCCCTTTCTGCAACCATGACAAGTCTTGTGAAGTGAAAATGGACCGTGGTCGAAAGACTGGAATCATCTCCTGTACGGTGTGCCTAGAGGAATTCCAGACCCTCATCACACACCTGTCAGAACCAGTGGATGTGTACAGCAAATGGATAGATGCCTGTGAGGCAGCCAATTAGTAGCGATGTCAAGGACGGGCTCCTCCCCAGCCGCCATCTGGCTACCAATCCAGAAAGTTCCAGGACTCCAGGGTACAGGTCCAGGACTGGGAGAGCCCGCTCTCAGTGTGGATGGAGCGGATGTGAACGAAGAGGTGTGCACAACTGCAGATGTGATTGTAGCGATGGAGGCAAGAGATTGCACCAAGCCGCCCATGGTGGCCTCACAGAACCCAACACCTCAAGTGCCTCTGAAAGCTTTGAGTTGCTCCGGTCTTCAGCCATGACCTTGCATACAAGCTTGAGGTTCCTGTCTTCTCCAGTGACGGTTCCTGGCATCCCAGGCAAGGAACAGCTATGGGACTACAAGTCTCCTCAGACACCACACCAGCACCTTCCCCAGAAAAACTCTGTACAAGGACCTGGACTGTGATGACCTCTGGACCAGGGTAAAGACCAAGAGATTCGTTAATGAGAAGGACTGGTTCAGACCATAGACAGAGGAGCCGAGAAGGACCAGTTCACTTTGAGCAGGATCCTTTGGGTTTTGGACAAGTTTTTGGCAGAAGCAAAACATCATGTTGGTTCAAAAAGACCCTGGGAGAGGATTTACTCCCAAGGAACAGGGGCACGAAGGCAACAAGCCAAGTGAAGAGGTAGAGAGGCCTCCTGAAATGAAAGCTGACATATACAGCCGGGGATGGCCTGGTCTAGCCATCCTTCTGTGagggaagatgcacctaaccctggagagacttgagacccTGGAGAGTGGGGAAGCCTGGTGGGATCAGGGGTGCTGGTGGGGAGTGGGGATATCATCTCTTGGGTtcatgggggaggaggaatgtgatgaAGAACTGTCAGAGGAGGGACAACGACagggataaagactggactgtcaaaaacataattaaagataataaaaaggaaaaggaaaaaaacaaagccaCACAGCATGACCATGCTTTCTTCCATGCTAAGTGAATGCTCAGGTTTTCGTCAATAATGTGTTTGCCTCTGGCTGTGTAGAGTTCTGGAAAGCCCATAAGCATGCATGGAACAGATTAACATTATGTTCCTCTATCATGTCAGTCATGACAAAGTCACTGACCATCAAGAGACAACTGCAACAATTATTCACACAAGCAAACTCTGAATAACTAAGGTAAACATTAATTGAAACTTAATTTTGAAGAATTgggttttatttctaaaatggCAAATAAAAACTACTTCAGTGAAAATTTTGAGAAAGTTTGGATTCAGTATCAATGAGGAATAATGACTAAACATCATGATTACAGTTCTAGAGTTTCTAACTCCTGGTACCCTTTTGAGAAACAGTTGGCCCACTCTCCTACAAAGTTTCACAGGGTACATAGAACAGCCTCTGGGCTGAGCTGAGCCCCTTGCCGCTAGCTTTTCCCACCTGTGCAGCTTGGTGATGTTTTTGCAGCAGAGCCTCTTGGCCAGAGGGATGTGGCTGTCTTCTAGCCATCTCTGCCACACAGCTCTCCCAGGAAGTCCCAGCTGATCTCACTCTGGCTGGAATCCACAAATCTTCCAGAATTCATCTTCCCTAGAAGTGAGCATTGTATTCTGTGCTTGGAAGGGGGGGTGGGACACGTACgcgtgcctgtctgtctgtctctctgcctgcctgcctgcctgcctgcctgcctgtctgtcagtgtgacagagaaagagaaacagagtcagagacagacatcGAGAGTATAGTAAAAAGTATAACAGGCAGTGAAGTTGGGAGGGAGTAGAAGGAGGGGGAATATAGGACAGGATGGATGGGTAGAAGGACAATGATGGAATTACATAAtattcaaaaactaaaataatcattaaaatatttaaaatatcatcttgggggatccatggctccagatacataggtaacagagggatggccttgtctgacatcaatgggagcgGAGACCCTTGGTGCAGGGAAGGCTTGATGTGGCCCAGCATGGGTGGATGCTGGAGAGGTGGAGCAGGagagagtaggtgggtgggtgtggtagTACCCTCCTAGAGGCaatggggagacaggagaggacaAATAGGATGAAAGATTGTGGAGAAGTAACCAAGAAGGGGATTTCATttgcaatttaaaaatggaatgattaagtaataataataataatcaagaattgtcctttagtttttttttgtatGGTGATTAATTATGCTTGGAACAGGGTGTGGCACTGTGTGGTAATTGAATTATGCTTGGAACAGGGTGTGATTTATCAGGAGATGGGGCCTGGTGGAAGGGGGTCccacagggcaagcaggcaaaagagcgagagtgagactcccttcttccaatgtccttagatggtctccagcagagggtgtagtccagattaaaggtgtgtgccagcacacctttaatcccaagtggccttgagctcagagatctccctgtcttaatcttctggaatctgtagccactatgcctcaagatctccataccaagatccaggtcagaaacttctatctctcagcctccagattagggtcactggtgaaccTTCCAATTCAGAATTTAAgtttattccagatatagtcaagttgacaacgagGATTAGCCACTACATGTGGTGATTGAATTATGCTTGGAACAGGGTGTGGTTTATCAGGAGGTGGGGCCAGGTGGAAGCGGGTGTGTCCCCGTGGAGGTGGGGCTTGGAGGAAATATATATACTCAAGCTCTGCCCAAAGCCAGACACAATAGTCTCTCCTTTCTGCCTTcgagttgggaagcagaggcaagcagacatCTGGTCTAGGCCAGCGTGACCAGATAAAAAGAGTTCcggctcttctttgcctgcttgcaagcacatctgttggaacctacttctacagcaGAGCAGCGGAACCAACCAGGTTCGTGGGACCGAGCAACTACcgactagattcttggactttccctTCACAGCTGACCTTTCTTGCAgcagttggactacagactgtttTATCCGaactcccaaccccaccccctgcctgcaGTAATGGGACGAAGGAAGTCCAAGCGAAAGCCGCCCCCCAAGAAGATGACAGGCACCCTGGAGACCGAGTTCACCTGCCCTTTCTGCAACCATGACAAGTCTTGTGAAGTGAAAATGGACCGTGGTCGAAAGACTGGAATCATCTCCTGTACGGTGTGCCTAGAGGAATTCCAGACCCTCATCACACACCTGTCAGAACCAGTGGATGTGTACAGCGAATGGATAGATGCCTGTGAGGCAGCCAATTAGTAGCGATGTCAAGGACGGGCTCCTCCCCAGCCGCCATCTGGCTACCAATCCGGAAGTTCCAGGACTCCAGGGTATAGGTCCAGGACTGGGACAGCCCGCCCTCAGTGTGGATAGAGTGGGTGTGAATGAGGAGTTGTGCACAACTGCAGATGTGATTGTAGCGATGGAGGCGAGCGATTGCACCAAGCCGCCCATGGTGGCCTCACAGAACCCAACACCTCAAGTGCCTCTGAAAGCTTTGAGTTGCTCTGGTCTTCAGCCACGACCTTGCATACAAGCTTGAGGTTCCTGTCTTCTCCAGTGACGGTTCCTGGCATCCCAGGCAAGGAACAGCTGTGGGACTACAAGTCTCCTCAGACACCACACCAGCACCTTCCCCAGAAAAAAATCTGTACAAGTACATGGACTGTGATGACCTCGGGACCAGGATAAAGACCAAGAGATTCGTTAATGAGAAGGACTGGTTCAGACCATAGACAGAGGAGCCGAGAAGGACCAGTTCACTTTGAGCAGGATCCTTTTGGTTTGGACAAGTTTTTGGCAGAAGCAAAACATCATGTTGGTTCAAAAAGACCCTGGGAGAGCATTTACCCCCAAGGAACAGGGACATGAAGGCAAGAAGCCGAGGAAGTGGTAGAGAGGCCTCTGGAAACTAAAGCTGACATATACAGCCGAGGATGGCCTGGTCTAGCCTCTGTGagggaagatgcacctaaccccggAGAGACTTGAGACCCTGGAGAGTGGGGAAGCCTGGCGGGATTGGGGGTGCTGGTGGGGAGTGGGGATATCATCTCTTGGGTtcatgggggaggaggaatgtgatgaAGAACTGTCAGAGGAGGGACGACagggataaagactggactgtcaaaaacataattaaagataataaaaaggaaaaggaaaaaacaaagccACACAGCATAACCGTGCTTTCTTCCATGCTAAGTGAATGCTCAGGTTTTCGTCAATAATGTGTTTGCCTCTGGCTGTGTAGAGTTCTGG is from Mus musculus strain C57BL/6J chromosome 18, GRCm38.p6 C57BL/6J and encodes:
- the Gm36718 gene encoding transcription elongation factor 1 homolog-like — encoded protein: MGRRKSKRKPPPKKMTGTLETEFTCPFCNHDKSCEVKMDRGRKTGIISCTVCLEEFQTLITHLSEPVDVYSEWIDACEAAN